From the genome of Drosophila gunungcola strain Sukarami unplaced genomic scaffold, Dgunungcola_SK_2 000222F, whole genome shotgun sequence, one region includes:
- the LOC128266014 gene encoding pre-intermoult gene 1 protein has product MKLTKLMLTFLCLGLFVALVVGADTDTDDDTDLDSAADSVEEVSTTTAASASDSSSASDDNAESGSDVDDGSGTDDYDSDSDAVPPVVQKKKANNNKKKANNNKKKAKNNKKKANNNNKKKASTNNRRKVNNNNRKKASNNRRRNNNARRRG; this is encoded by the coding sequence ATGAAGTTGACAAAGCTAATGCTGACTTTCCTTTGCCTAGGGCTTTTCGTTGCACTGGTGGTGGGTGCCGATACGGATACGGATGACGATACGGACTTGGATTCGGCAGCCGATTCCGTTGAGGAGGTTTCTACCACGACCGCGGCCAGTGCCTCGGATAGTTCCAGCGCCTCAGATGATAATGCCGAGAGTGGTTCGGATGTGGATGACGGCTCAGGCACGGATGACTACGATTCTGATAGTGATGCCGTTCCACCAGTGGTACAAAAGAAGAAGgccaataataacaaaaagaaggccaataacaacaaaaagaaggctaaaaacaacaaaaagaaggccaacaacaacaacaaaaaaaaggccaGCACCAACAATCGCAGGAAGgtcaataacaacaacaggaAGAAAGCCTCCAACAACAGGCGAAGGAACAACAACGCCAGGAGGCGTGGTTAG
- the LOC128266013 gene encoding uncharacterized protein LOC128266013 isoform X3 produces the protein MEVVLLLCKVVLLLYKVVLLLYKVVVLLYRMVLLLYRLVLLLYKVLVLLYKVGLLLYRVQMLLYKVLVLLYKVVELCKVIALLYKFPVLLYKVLVLLYKVLVLLYKVELLLYRVLVLLYKAPVLLYKVLVLLYKMVKLCKVVALLYMVLVLLYKAPVLLYKVLVLLYKVVELCKLVALLYKVPVLLYKVALCCK, from the exons ATGGAGGtcgtgttgttgttgtgcaaggttgtgttgttgttgtacaaggtggtgttgttgttgtacaag GTGGTTGTGTTGTTGTACAGgatggtgttgttgttgtacaggttggtgttgttgttgtacaagGTTCTGGTGTTGTTGTACAAGGTGGGGTTGTTGTTGTACAGGGTTCAGATGTTGTTGTACAAG GTTCTGGTGTTGTTGTACAAGGTGGTGGAGTTGTGCAAGGTGATTGCGTTGTTGTACAAGTTTCCGGTGTTGTTGTACAAGGTTCTGGTGTTGTTGTACAAG GTTCTTGTGTTGTTGTACAAGGTGGAGTTATTGTTGTACAGGGTTCTGGTGTTGTTGTACAAG GCTCCGGTGTTGTTGTACAAGGTTCTGGTGTTGTTGTACAAGATGGTGAAGTTGTGCAAAGTGGTTGCGTTGTTGTACATGGTTCTGGTGTTGTTGTACAAG GCTCCGGTGTTGTTGTACAAGGTTCTGGTGTTGTTGTACAAGGTGGTGGAGTTGTGCAAGTTGGTTGCGTTGTTGTACAAGGTTCCGGTGTTGTTGTACAAGGTGGCTCTGTGCTGCAAGTAG
- the LOC128266013 gene encoding uncharacterized protein LOC128266013 isoform X4 produces MEVVLLLCKVVLLLYKVVLLLYKVVVLLYRMVLLLYRLVLLLYKVLVLLYKVVVLLYKAPVLLYKVLVLLYKVVELCKVIALLYKFPVLLYKVLVLLYKAPVLLYKVLVLLYKMVKLCKVVALLYMVLVLLYKVVELCMVVALLYKAPVLLYKVLVLLYKVPVLLYKVALCCK; encoded by the exons ATGGAGGtcgtgttgttgttgtgcaaggttgtgttgttgttgtacaaggtggtgttgttgttgtacaag GTGGTTGTGTTGTTGTACAGgatggtgttgttgttgtacaggttggtgttgttgttgtacaagGTTCTGGTGTTGTTGTACAAG GTGGTTGTGTTGTTGTACAAAGCTCCGGTGTTGTTGTACAAGGTTCTGGTGTTGTTGTACAAGGTGGTGGAGTTGTGCAAGGTGATTGCGTTGTTGTACAAGTTTCCGGTGTTGTTGTACAAGGTTCTGGTGTTGTTGTACAAG GCTCCGGTGTTGTTGTACAAGGTTCTGGTGTTGTTGTACAAGATGGTGAAGTTGTGCAAAGTGGTTGCGTTGTTGTACATGGTTCTGGTGTTGTTGTACAAGGTGGTGGAGTTGTGCATGGTGGTTGCGTTGTTGTACAAGGCTCCGGTGTTGTTGTACAAGGTTCTGGTGTTGTTGTACAAG GTTCCGGTGTTGTTGTACAAGGTGGCTCTGTGCTGCAAGTAG
- the LOC128266013 gene encoding uncharacterized protein LOC128266013 isoform X1, producing MEVVLLLCKVVLLLYKVVLLLYKVVVLLYRMVLLLYRLVLLLYKVLVLLYKVGLLLYRVVVLLYKAPVLLYKVLVLLYKVVELCKVIALLYKFPVLLYKVLVLLYKVLVLLYKVELLLYRVLVLLYKAPVLLYKVLVLLYKMVKLCKVVALLYMVLVLLYKAPVLLYKVLVLLYKVVELCKLVALLYKVPVLLYKVALCCK from the exons ATGGAGGtcgtgttgttgttgtgcaaggttgtgttgttgttgtacaaggtggtgttgttgttgtacaag GTGGTTGTGTTGTTGTACAGgatggtgttgttgttgtacaggttggtgttgttgttgtacaagGTTCTGGTGTTGTTGTACAAGGTGGGGTTGTTGTTGTACAGG GTGGTTGTGTTGTTGTACAAAGCTCCGGTGTTGTTGTACAAGGTTCTGGTGTTGTTGTACAAGGTGGTGGAGTTGTGCAAGGTGATTGCGTTGTTGTACAAGTTTCCGGTGTTGTTGTACAAGGTTCTGGTGTTGTTGTACAAG GTTCTTGTGTTGTTGTACAAGGTGGAGTTATTGTTGTACAGGGTTCTGGTGTTGTTGTACAAG GCTCCGGTGTTGTTGTACAAGGTTCTGGTGTTGTTGTACAAGATGGTGAAGTTGTGCAAAGTGGTTGCGTTGTTGTACATGGTTCTGGTGTTGTTGTACAAG GCTCCGGTGTTGTTGTACAAGGTTCTGGTGTTGTTGTACAAGGTGGTGGAGTTGTGCAAGTTGGTTGCGTTGTTGTACAAGGTTCCGGTGTTGTTGTACAAGGTGGCTCTGTGCTGCAAGTAG
- the LOC128266013 gene encoding uncharacterized protein LOC128266013 isoform X2 yields the protein MEVVLLLCKVVLLLYKVVLLLYKVVVLLYRMVLLLYRLVLLLYKVLVLLYKVVVLLYKAPVLLYKVLVLLYKVVELCKVIALLYKFPVLLYKVLVLLYKVLVLLYKVELLLYRVLVLLYKAPVLLYKVLVLLYKMVKLCKVVALLYMVLVLLYKAPVLLYKVLVLLYKVVELCKLVALLYKVPVLLYKVALCCK from the exons ATGGAGGtcgtgttgttgttgtgcaaggttgtgttgttgttgtacaaggtggtgttgttgttgtacaag GTGGTTGTGTTGTTGTACAGgatggtgttgttgttgtacaggttggtgttgttgttgtacaagGTTCTGGTGTTGTTGTACAAG GTGGTTGTGTTGTTGTACAAAGCTCCGGTGTTGTTGTACAAGGTTCTGGTGTTGTTGTACAAGGTGGTGGAGTTGTGCAAGGTGATTGCGTTGTTGTACAAGTTTCCGGTGTTGTTGTACAAGGTTCTGGTGTTGTTGTACAAG GTTCTTGTGTTGTTGTACAAGGTGGAGTTATTGTTGTACAGGGTTCTGGTGTTGTTGTACAAG GCTCCGGTGTTGTTGTACAAGGTTCTGGTGTTGTTGTACAAGATGGTGAAGTTGTGCAAAGTGGTTGCGTTGTTGTACATGGTTCTGGTGTTGTTGTACAAG GCTCCGGTGTTGTTGTACAAGGTTCTGGTGTTGTTGTACAAGGTGGTGGAGTTGTGCAAGTTGGTTGCGTTGTTGTACAAGGTTCCGGTGTTGTTGTACAAGGTGGCTCTGTGCTGCAAGTAG